The stretch of DNA ACAGCACACAGCATATTATTTAGATTTTGGATTCTTTGTGAGTGGTTGTATTTGCAAATTTGCTACTAAGCATCTAATTTATTTAGTATAAAGCAATGACTAGACACGCAAGAAATTGTACAGCTGGAGCTGTTTACACTTACCATGAAAAGAAAAAAGATGCTAAAGCTTCAGGATATGGCACAAATACTCAAAGACTTGGAAAGGATTCAGTGAAAGATTTTGACTCTTGTTCATTGTCGTTACAACCGTGTAGAAATCCTGTAATAACGTAAGTAAAACTTATTAATATTCTACAATTATGTTATTGAATAACCAGAAAATGGGAAATTTAAATGTGAATTTTTTCCTTTAGGAAAGATGGATATCTGTTTGACAAAGAAGTAATATTGGAGTatgttttaaaaaagaaaagcgaATACAACCGCAAGTTAAAAGAGTACGAGAAATTAAAGAAATTGGAGGAGGAAAAGGATGCTCAGAAAGAAGCTGAGCATATTGGAAAACAAGTGTCATCATTTCTCAAAAATGAAGATAATATTGTTAGTAAATCTTTGGTCAAGATGGATACAGGTATGTCAATAAAAcatgtattttaaatataattggtgtatgaaataaatataatttgtGATTTGATTTTATAAAGTTTACTATAAAAGTTTACTGCCTTCACTAGATGTTTTCAAGTCAGAATTTTGTTTATATAGTAATTTCTAATTCCTATTTTTTATTCAGACGGTGCTGGGCCTTCGATATCCAATATGGCTTTAGGGCGAGATAAAGAATTGCCTGCTTTCTGGGTTCCTTCCAAAACACCAAGTGCGGAAAAAAAGGAGTTGGAAAAGCCAGTAAGTGCTATTATATTTCTTTAAGTAAATTTCATAGAACAAGAAATGGTTTCATGcggttttacatttttattttcaataacttttttagTTTGTGTATATTAAAGttgtttttaagatattttcagtgtaattcttccaaattttaatttttcttggaTGTTATTTTGAATTGAATTGTTATTTAGTCACTTATTCCAAAAACAAATAcattttacagaataaaaataaataactagaCTTAGTCTAGCACTTATGTAAATATCTGTATTAATATTGCTTCGATGTTAATTTTATTGCCTCATTGATTCGAGAACTCCATATGCCTAGATTATTTTGAGATTTTAGAGGAaattaatatcttttatttttaggATCCAATAGTTTATTGCCCAATATCTAAGAAACCCCTGAAGATAAAGGACTTAATAAATGTCAAGTTTACACCTGTCAATGATCCAGATGAAAAGAAGTCAATATACACTAAAGAAAACAGATATATGTGTGCTGTTACCCACGATATATTAAGTAATTCAGTTCCTTGTGCTGTTCTAAAACCAACGTAAGTGTCTATATTCAGAAATATATTATTAGTGAATTATTTATAGAACcgatttatatgtatatattttcttataaaatttttaactatTATATATTCATATATCTTCATCCGTATCATTCATATATATTCAATTTTGTTTTAGGGGAGATGTGGTCACAATGGAATGTGTGCAGAAGATCATCAAAAAAGATATGATTCATCCCTTGACCAATAAACCTCTCTCAAAGAAAGACATAATTATAATGCAAAGAGTAAGTTAAAGTATTATTGGTTTGTTTCATTTGTATAATTTCGTATTGTTTTTAGGGTGGAACTGGTTATGCTTTCACAAATGAGAAGTTGAGTGCCAAACAAGATCGTCCTGCTTTACAAGCTTAGTTATTTATTGGttgtttaattataatttatgtATTATTATGTACATAGTTActttaaatatattatgttaataTTCTATTTACATTTAGTTTTATTTACCAAATCCTTTAATTAGTAAGGAGTTGCAATTTACAACTAATTATATATAGGAATATACTTTGGTTTCACAAGAAAGAAAGAAAATCAAAGTATTGATACAGATATAGAACATCAAAGCTTAAGTTAAAAACATTGGACAAACATACAACTTAGAGAACTACAATTTTGATATGGAAACAACTTCATATGACGGTTCTCTTGTCATCATCATTCTgtctttacaaccctgtgtgggtcctagcctcctcaagaatttcttttcagtcgtccctatccattgccttcctctgccaagcatgtattcccatatttctcatgtcttcattgatgttatcaaggaaccttgttctgggtcttccttttcttctctgaccaatgggtttaTCAAGGAgggtttttctagctgggtcattttgttccatccacatTACATGCACTATCCACCTCAGACATCCTATTTTAATATGCTTTATGATATCTGGTTCCTAGtgtattctataaagttcgaagttgtatcatcttctccacactccatagattcgccttcgTACTTTTCTTTctaaacatcctaacatgttttcattactttttgttagagtccaagtATGTgacccatatgttaggactgggcatattattgttttgtagagttttatttttgtatttctcgatataattaaggaggagattgagcccaaaatagcatctgatGGCAGTGGaaattctgcggtagtattattttcagccCGGTTCTCTTGTAACCAGTAATAAATATACTGAAATAATGTCATTTGTGTAAATATCACAGTGTGTGTCACAGTGatgaatttttaaattctaaCTTTAATCTTTGGAACTGGGTTGATGAATCCTCTTCCGTTTATACCTGGGAACTCAGAGTGTAATGTTTGTCTTAAACATTACATAATAAACAACTTGAACTTGAGATCTATAGCAAATCATTATTAGGGCAGTGATATTATACATTCTATGAAAATAACGattaaaatttttccaaaattaatactagaaggaaaggtagaagatAAGAGAGGCCTAGGGcataaatggccgaccaatcattaatatacggtttgccgacgacactattttattagcggaatgtcttgaggatttacaacaaatagTTGACGGactggtagaagtcagtgaagaaaataaactgtctctaaacacaaaaaagacacaatttatggtaattacaaaagcccaacaacgccaagaaaacataacaatacatggagaacaaattaaaaaagttgaaaaatataaatatctgggtacaataattaacgaaaataatgagtacatagaagagattaaggcaagaataggacatacaagaaattctttcaacaaaaaagtactctgcagcaggcacatttcaatttctttaaagataagacttctgagatgctacgtgttctccgtattattttatgggttggaggcttgaccattaaagaaagatgtttcggacagattggaagccttcgagttatgggcctacagaaggatattaagaataagttgggtggatagagtcacgaatgtcgaggtgttgagaagattgggaaaagataaagaggttttaaatacaatttaagtcagaaaactgcaatatctgggacatgtcatgaggggcgagcgttataacttgttgcaattaataatgcaaggaagaatacagggtagaaggagttgcggaagaagacgcatctcctggttaaacaatttgagagagcttggtttaactgcacttctgctgaagAGCAgaggtatcgaaagtgcgaatagCCAtcatggttgccaaccttcttagaggagatggcacatgaagaagaagaagggcatAAAAAGGTGTCATGTATGTGTACCATTCGCCACTTGCCAGGAATTGTGTGGCGGGATAGAGGCAGAAATACATTGGCTTAGACTTTTACGTCCGGTCTTTGCtgtaacactactattgctacAGATAAAATAGAATAGGTATAACCataaaacatacaatttttaaaatcagAATATAACAATAACAGTATGAAAagtactaaaaataaattaagctGGTCGTAGAAAGTTCAAAATCAATACTAAACTCAACAGAACAGAAATACCTGTATTTTATGAACCATGGACGTATTATAAACCCACAGCTCCCTAAATTATACTCtaatattaaattatacaaaCCTGACCATCCAATAAAACCAATAGTTTCTTGTTATAGAGCTCCgtaatataaattttcagaaAAACTCTTAGAGAATATTTcagaacatattatatatattaccGTAAAAAATACAATCGAACTACTTAATAAAATACAACGTTTTCAATTACCCAACAACTCCAGATTGATTTCAtttgacataaaaaatatttttgctagtaatcctcctacagaaacttttgttttagtaaaaaccttttagaccataataATACAAATCCAAATATTACATCGGAAATTTTACgtcttgaaatttgcataaatcagaactactttgaatttaatagtCAAATATATACCAATAACAGTGCAACCCCTATCAAgggtaat from Diabrotica undecimpunctata isolate CICGRU chromosome 4, icDiaUnde3, whole genome shotgun sequence encodes:
- the LOC140438526 gene encoding nitric oxide synthase-interacting protein homolog, with translation MTRHARNCTAGAVYTYHEKKKDAKASGYGTNTQRLGKDSVKDFDSCSLSLQPCRNPVITKDGYLFDKEVILEYVLKKKSEYNRKLKEYEKLKKLEEEKDAQKEAEHIGKQVSSFLKNEDNIVSKSLVKMDTDGAGPSISNMALGRDKELPAFWVPSKTPSAEKKELEKPDPIVYCPISKKPLKIKDLINVKFTPVNDPDEKKSIYTKENRYMCAVTHDILSNSVPCAVLKPTGDVVTMECVQKIIKKDMIHPLTNKPLSKKDIIIMQRGGTGYAFTNEKLSAKQDRPALQA